From Cannabis sativa cultivar Pink pepper isolate KNU-18-1 chromosome 8, ASM2916894v1, whole genome shotgun sequence, a single genomic window includes:
- the LOC115699709 gene encoding COP9 signalosome complex subunit 2, translating to MDADMEDYGFEYSDEEPEEQDVDIENQYYNSKGLVETDPEEALSGFAEVVRMEPEKAEWGFKALKQTVKLYYRLGRYKEMMDSYRVMLTYIKSAVTRNYSEKCINNIMDFVSGSASQNFSLLREFYQTTLKALEDAKNERLWFKTNLKLCKIWFDMGEYGRMSKILKELHKSCQKEDGSDDQKKGSQLLEVYAIEIQMYTETKNNKKLKQLYQKALAIKSAIPHPRIMGIIRECGGKMHMADGQWADAATDFFEAFKNYDEAGNQRRIQCLKYLVLANMLMESEVNPFDGQEAKPYKNDPEILAMTNLIAAYQRNEILEFEKILKSNRRTIMDDPFIRNYIEDLLKNVRTQVLLKLIKPYTRIRIPFISKELNVPEKDVEQLLVSLILDNRIDGHIDQVNRLLERGDRSKGMKKYAAIDKWNTQLKSLYQTIGNRVY from the exons ATGG ACGCGGATATGGAAGATTATGGGTTCGAATACTCCGATGAGGAGCCTGAGGAACAAGACGTTGATATTGAGAACCAATATTACAACTCCAAAG GTTTGGTTGAGACGGATCCAGAAGAAGCTCTTTCAGGATTTGCTGAAGTTGTTCGAATGGAACCCGAAAAGGCCGAGTG GGGCTTTAAAGCTCTAAAGCAAACTGTCAAGCTCTATTACCGTTTGGGAAGGTACAAAGAAATGATGGATTCATATAGGGTGATGTTGACATACATCAAATCAGCAGTGACTCGAAATTACAGCGAGAAATGTATAAACAATATTATGGACTTTGTTTCTGGTTCAGCTAGCCAGAACTTCAGCCTTCTTCGAGAATTTTACCAGACTACTCTGAAGGCACTTGAAGATGCAAAGAATGAG AGACTTTGGTTCAAGACAAATCTTAAGCTTTGCAAGATCTGGTTTGATATGGGGGAATATGGGCGAATGAGTAAG ATCTTGAAGGAGCTCCATAAATCTTGTCAAAAGGAAGATGGTTCAGATGATCAAAAGAAAGGAAGTCAACTTCTGGAGGTATATGCTATTGAGATTCAAATGTACACTGAGACAAAGAATAACAAAAAGCTTAAG CAATTGTATCAGAAAGCTCTTGCCATAAAGTCAGCAATACCCCATCCAAGAATTATGGGAATAATTCGTGAGTGTGGAGGTAAGATGCATATGGCAGATGGTCAGTGGGCAGATGCTGCCACGGATTTCTTTGAAGCGTTTAAGAATTATGATGAAGCTGGCAACCAGAGGCGCATTCAATGCTTGAA ATATTTAGTTCTAGCTAACATGCTGATGGAATCCGAGGTTAATCCATTTGATGGTCAAGAAGCAAAGCC GTATAAAAATGATCCTGAGATTCTAGCAATGACAAATCTGATAGCAGCATATCAAAGAAATGAGATTTTGGAatttgagaaaatacttaag agtaataGGAGGACGATAATGGATGATCCATTCATTCGAAATTACATTGAAGATCTTTTGAAGAATGTACGGACCCAGGTGCTGCTTAAGCTTATCAAGCCTTACACAAGAATTCGAATTCCTTTTATTTCGAAG GAACTCAATGTGCCAGAGAAGGATGTGGAGCAGCTATTGGTTTCGCTGATTTTGGATAACCGAATCGACGGACATATTGATCAAGTCAACCGGCTATTAGAACGTGGAGACAG ATCAAAGGGCATGAAGAAGTATGCTGCTATAGATAAATGGAACACTCAGCTGAAATCCCTTTATCAAACCATCGGCAACAGAGTATATTGA